A window of the Cystobacter fuscus genome harbors these coding sequences:
- a CDS encoding terpene synthase family protein, which translates to MSPAASPPLFCPFPTQEHPRLLQLEQEALARWAGQLETPAQHVDLEKLCRGHFPLLLGCAHPTVPPERLGAALDFLIWNFSWNDQMDGVPPVWLQEQSWLALAVLQGATPARDALPSLWLLRDIRERLLGPMPRLWRERFILACQSYFRGTIREARVRSERLCLDVSSYVELRRLSAGTSMVFTQMEALEGFFLPEDILAHPALVQLARTATDVMAWANDLFSLERDLRDDFHPNLVLSLQVERTLPLDEALRAAAEMHDTAVRRFLVQERSLPSFGVHDAAVSRLVLGMRRWIRANLDWSLRTGRYPRTAASECSRVA; encoded by the coding sequence ATGAGCCCCGCCGCCTCGCCCCCGCTGTTCTGTCCATTCCCCACGCAGGAACATCCCCGCCTGCTGCAACTCGAGCAGGAGGCCCTGGCGCGCTGGGCGGGCCAGTTGGAGACGCCCGCGCAGCATGTCGACCTCGAGAAGTTGTGCCGCGGCCACTTCCCCCTGTTGCTCGGCTGCGCCCATCCCACGGTGCCCCCGGAGCGACTGGGCGCGGCGCTCGACTTCCTCATCTGGAACTTCTCCTGGAATGACCAGATGGACGGGGTGCCCCCGGTCTGGCTTCAGGAGCAGAGCTGGCTGGCGTTGGCGGTGTTGCAGGGGGCCACGCCCGCGCGCGATGCGCTGCCCTCGCTGTGGCTGCTCCGGGACATCCGCGAGCGGCTGCTCGGGCCCATGCCCCGCCTCTGGCGCGAGCGCTTCATCCTGGCCTGCCAGTCGTACTTCCGGGGGACGATTCGCGAGGCGCGGGTGCGTTCCGAGCGTCTGTGCCTGGACGTGTCGTCCTACGTCGAGCTGCGCCGCCTGTCGGCGGGCACGTCCATGGTGTTCACCCAGATGGAGGCGCTCGAGGGCTTCTTCCTCCCGGAGGACATCCTGGCCCACCCGGCGCTCGTGCAGCTCGCGCGCACCGCCACGGACGTGATGGCCTGGGCCAACGATCTCTTCTCGCTGGAGCGCGACCTGCGGGACGACTTCCACCCGAACCTGGTGCTCTCGCTGCAAGTCGAGCGGACCCTGCCGCTGGACGAGGCGCTGCGCGCGGCGGCGGAGATGCACGACACCGCGGTGCGGCGCTTCCTCGTCCAGGAGCGCTCCCTGCCTTCGTTTGGCGTGCATGACGCCGCCGTGTCGCGGCTCGTGCTCGGGATGCGCCGGTGGATCCGCGCCAACCTCGACTGGTCGCTGCGGACGGGCCGCTATCCGCGGACCGCCGCGTCCGAGTGCTCGCGCGTGGCGTGA
- a CDS encoding c-type cytochrome has protein sequence MRTRGVAGAVACAVAGLVAGCGPTPAEEYGEALFRDSRLSTSQYNAFSCATCHATSSEQARDKLYTGLSLVGVASRPHWWGGYEVTLLDAVNFCYTAFMRGTAPLEAEDAKSRALYEYMVGLSPQPDSPAQPFTLVRDITDVPRGDARRGAEVYRAACQDCHGEVRTGKGRLTALAPVLPDVAHEYHPLFPNSTPGLVFIEKVRHGRFFGVGGNMPPYSREALSDEDLGALLAWLGL, from the coding sequence ATGAGGACACGAGGGGTGGCGGGCGCGGTGGCCTGCGCGGTGGCGGGGCTGGTGGCCGGGTGTGGTCCCACTCCCGCGGAAGAATACGGCGAGGCCCTGTTCCGGGACTCCCGGCTGTCGACGAGCCAGTACAACGCCTTCTCGTGCGCCACGTGTCACGCGACGTCGAGCGAGCAGGCCCGGGACAAGCTGTACACGGGCCTGTCGCTGGTGGGCGTGGCCTCGCGCCCCCACTGGTGGGGCGGCTACGAGGTGACGCTGCTGGACGCGGTGAACTTCTGCTACACCGCCTTCATGCGCGGCACCGCTCCCCTCGAGGCGGAGGATGCCAAGAGCCGCGCCCTCTACGAGTACATGGTGGGCCTCAGCCCCCAGCCCGACTCGCCGGCGCAACCCTTCACGCTCGTGCGAGACATCACCGACGTGCCGCGGGGAGACGCCCGCCGGGGCGCGGAGGTGTACCGCGCGGCGTGCCAGGACTGTCATGGCGAGGTGCGCACCGGGAAGGGGCGGCTCACGGCGCTCGCCCCCGTGCTGCCCGACGTGGCCCACGAGTACCACCCGCTCTTTCCCAACAGCACCCCGGGCCTCGTCTTCATCGAGAAGGTGCGCCATGGCCGCTTCTTCGGCGTGGGGGGCAACATGCCGCCCTACAGCCGCGAGGCCCTGTCGGATGAGGACCTGGGCGCGCTCCTGGCCTGGCTCGGGTTGTGA